A section of the Pediococcus inopinatus genome encodes:
- a CDS encoding SGNH/GDSL hydrolase family protein — protein sequence MKQSRYTETTANGCFSGAYFMGRWIQNTILNQRTMYTTNLGAAILLMTKHTDCLNLKFLSTTPTARFQPEIAIFIDDDPELRFKVNEVPDELHIKLKGPHLIRIVFAGNSDSDEIWQQSQGLAITHLSVPNPGVAIPVKPAGKTIAFIGDSITAGCWVLKRTPSSGYAAEQNYAAQTARNLDAQDLRIAYSAAGLLRYGTGGVPAAPRFIKYIDFETPAPQYHPDVVVINIGTNDRRFDSSLMKIQFLNFFHELQDLFPEATLNVLIPFNQSFAKELRELAQENPSLFFLIETAQWTLTFTDQAHPDLQGSAIAAKQLTNALLSHYGSDYFKITC from the coding sequence ATGAAACAATCAAGGTACACGGAAACGACTGCCAATGGTTGTTTTTCTGGTGCTTATTTCATGGGACGCTGGATTCAAAATACAATTCTGAACCAACGCACCATGTATACCACGAATCTAGGAGCGGCCATTTTATTGATGACTAAGCACACGGATTGCTTAAATCTAAAGTTTCTCAGCACCACGCCAACTGCGCGTTTCCAACCAGAAATTGCCATTTTCATTGATGATGATCCTGAACTACGTTTTAAGGTCAATGAAGTGCCTGATGAACTTCATATAAAACTCAAAGGCCCCCATTTAATTCGGATTGTCTTTGCCGGTAATTCTGATTCAGACGAGATTTGGCAACAGTCACAAGGACTAGCCATCACACACCTATCCGTGCCTAATCCTGGTGTGGCCATCCCTGTAAAACCAGCTGGAAAAACCATTGCTTTCATTGGTGATTCAATTACAGCTGGCTGTTGGGTTTTAAAACGAACCCCCTCTAGTGGCTACGCTGCCGAACAGAACTATGCTGCCCAAACTGCGCGCAACCTTGATGCCCAAGATCTGAGAATTGCCTATAGTGCGGCTGGTCTTTTACGATACGGGACCGGTGGTGTTCCCGCCGCACCCCGTTTTATAAAATATATTGATTTTGAAACCCCAGCCCCTCAGTATCATCCCGACGTTGTGGTAATTAATATTGGCACCAATGACCGCCGTTTTGATAGTAGCTTAATGAAAATACAGTTTCTTAATTTTTTTCATGAATTACAAGATTTGTTTCCGGAAGCTACTTTAAACGTTCTTATTCCCTTCAATCAATCCTTTGCCAAAGAATTACGTGAATTAGCTCAAGAAAATCCTTCACTTTTCTTCCTAATTGAAACTGCTCAATGGACACTCACCTTTACCGACCAAGCGCACCCTGACTTACAAGGTTCAGCCATTGCCGCCAAACAACTTACAAATGCTTTGTTGAGTCATTACGGTTCCGACTACTTTAAAATTACATGCTAA
- the nhaC gene encoding Na+/H+ antiporter NhaC, whose protein sequence is MENKVSFKEASIVLLGMLIVMGLGVIRFGLSPQVPVLLVLVLVTFWAKFCHFAWADVDGGIKEGIQTGIIPIFIFILVGALISTWIAAGIIPSMMVLGFHMISVKWFVPSVFVVCALVGTSIGSAFTIISTIGIAFFGMGLTMGVNPALVAGAIISGAIFGDKSSPLSDSTNLASAVVGVDLFKHIKNLMWSTIPAFLGSLILYAILGLQATTTANLDKINQTVAILEAHFSVNAWAVIPIALMFFCAWRKVPAIPTLFINIVVSVLMVFIEQPKMQISKIATIIESGFVAKTGNASVDALLTRGGIESMMGTVSLIILILSLGGLLMKFGLIQAVMAPLAKRLNSDGKLVTATIFTGIGVNIFIGEQYLSVILPGKAFKKAYQDSGLANEALSRVLEDGGTVINYLIPWGVAGAFAANALGVPVLHFLPFVFFSLLSPVFSIISGFTGIGLKHLKNTNDVEETQSLPDSEGGLD, encoded by the coding sequence ATGGAAAATAAAGTGAGTTTTAAAGAAGCAAGTATTGTGTTGTTAGGAATGTTAATTGTCATGGGATTAGGTGTAATTAGATTTGGTTTATCACCTCAAGTTCCCGTTTTACTGGTGCTCGTCCTTGTAACTTTTTGGGCAAAATTTTGTCACTTTGCCTGGGCAGATGTGGACGGTGGGATCAAAGAGGGCATTCAAACTGGTATTATCCCGATTTTTATTTTCATCTTAGTGGGCGCCTTGATTAGCACGTGGATTGCCGCTGGGATCATTCCTTCGATGATGGTACTGGGATTCCATATGATCAGTGTCAAATGGTTTGTGCCGTCCGTATTCGTGGTATGTGCGTTGGTCGGAACTTCAATTGGATCTGCATTTACGATTATTTCCACGATTGGGATTGCCTTTTTCGGAATGGGACTTACAATGGGCGTAAATCCAGCATTGGTAGCTGGAGCAATCATTTCTGGGGCCATTTTTGGAGATAAATCTTCACCACTTTCGGATTCAACCAATCTAGCTTCAGCCGTTGTTGGTGTGGATTTGTTTAAGCACATTAAGAATTTGATGTGGTCAACGATTCCAGCTTTTCTAGGATCCCTTATTTTATACGCAATTTTAGGACTTCAAGCTACTACAACTGCCAATTTAGACAAGATCAATCAAACGGTTGCCATTTTAGAAGCACATTTTAGTGTAAATGCTTGGGCAGTTATTCCAATCGCTTTAATGTTCTTTTGCGCATGGCGAAAAGTACCAGCAATTCCAACGTTGTTTATCAACATCGTGGTTTCGGTGTTGATGGTCTTTATTGAACAACCTAAAATGCAGATTAGTAAGATTGCAACAATTATTGAAAGTGGATTTGTGGCAAAAACAGGGAATGCAAGTGTAGACGCTCTCCTTACACGAGGCGGCATTGAAAGTATGATGGGTACAGTTTCCCTAATTATCTTAATTCTGTCGTTAGGTGGCTTATTAATGAAGTTTGGCTTGATTCAAGCAGTTATGGCACCCCTAGCCAAACGCTTAAACTCAGATGGTAAACTCGTTACCGCAACAATCTTTACCGGGATTGGAGTTAACATCTTTATTGGTGAACAGTACCTATCCGTTATTTTACCCGGAAAGGCATTTAAGAAAGCATACCAGGATTCAGGACTTGCCAACGAGGCGCTGAGCCGAGTTCTTGAAGATGGTGGAACAGTGATTAACTACCTTATTCCTTGGGGAGTAGCAGGTGCTTTTGCAGCAAACGCGCTTGGTGTGCCAGTTCTGCATTTCTTGCCATTTGTTTTCTTTAGCCTTTTATCCCCAGTTTTCTCCATCATCAGTGGGTTTACAGGAATTGGGTTAAAGCATCTTAAAAACACTAATGATGTTGAGGAGACGCAATCGCTTCCTGATTCTGAAGGTGGCTTGGACTAA
- a CDS encoding ISNCY family transposase has product MRKVVLTVKEDHKYQVIQQVVNERKNRCRASIELNLSLRQIDRLIIKYRTKGKSSFVHGNTGKKPQNKISTKQINRIIKLYETDYQGFNISHFYEFLLSREGIQVSESTLRRILRTHRVLSPKAHHNTKRQIRKELKLKEQRQALSKRDEKTLQVVEPVEAIKAHPSRARKKFAGELIQMDASVELWFGNTKTYLHAAIDDYSGAIVGAYFDTEETLNAYYQVMAQILTSFGIPYEILTDRRTVFNSNKKADSPTKENPLTQFGYACKSLGTKLSVTSIPQTKGRIERLFETLQSRLLNELKLANTTTIEQANDFLNPFVKEFNQKFALPIKINTSGFDKQLTSSEIDQILITTRERSISSGHTVKLNNQEYQLFESDKLVCLKPRTKVLIVKTLTGKLYATTDADQIFDLHPLADHDLVSPAFEVIIEKPSNMAPKNKKPKASMNHPWRRANYRDYLRTIGYSEKGANHMAYEI; this is encoded by the coding sequence ATGAGAAAGGTTGTTTTAACAGTGAAAGAAGACCACAAATATCAAGTAATTCAGCAAGTAGTTAATGAACGAAAGAATCGTTGTCGAGCTAGTATTGAATTAAATCTATCATTACGACAAATTGATCGATTAATAATCAAATATCGAACTAAGGGTAAATCTAGCTTTGTGCATGGCAATACTGGCAAAAAGCCACAGAATAAGATCTCAACCAAACAAATCAATCGAATTATTAAGCTGTATGAAACTGATTACCAAGGCTTCAATATTTCCCATTTCTATGAGTTTTTATTAAGTAGAGAAGGTATTCAAGTTTCTGAATCAACTTTACGACGAATACTTAGAACCCATCGGGTTCTGTCACCCAAAGCTCATCACAATACCAAAAGACAAATACGCAAAGAATTAAAGCTCAAGGAACAACGGCAGGCTTTGTCTAAACGTGACGAAAAGACCTTACAAGTTGTTGAACCAGTGGAAGCAATAAAGGCTCATCCGTCACGCGCTAGGAAAAAATTTGCCGGTGAACTTATTCAGATGGATGCCTCGGTTGAGCTCTGGTTCGGCAATACAAAGACTTATCTACATGCCGCGATTGATGATTATAGTGGTGCGATTGTTGGCGCCTACTTTGATACCGAAGAAACGTTAAACGCTTATTATCAAGTTATGGCTCAAATATTGACTTCTTTTGGAATCCCGTATGAGATTTTAACAGACCGAAGAACGGTTTTTAACTCAAACAAAAAAGCAGATTCTCCAACGAAGGAAAACCCACTCACTCAATTCGGTTATGCGTGTAAGTCACTGGGAACCAAACTCTCAGTGACTAGCATACCGCAAACCAAAGGCAGAATTGAACGCCTTTTTGAAACACTACAAAGCCGACTTTTAAATGAACTTAAACTAGCAAATACAACGACAATTGAGCAAGCTAACGACTTCCTCAACCCATTTGTAAAAGAATTCAATCAAAAGTTTGCTTTACCTATTAAAATTAACACGAGTGGCTTTGACAAACAACTTACATCTTCAGAAATTGATCAGATTTTAATCACAACTCGAGAGCGCTCAATTTCATCTGGTCACACTGTCAAATTAAATAATCAGGAATATCAATTATTTGAATCAGATAAGCTAGTTTGTTTAAAACCACGAACTAAGGTCTTAATCGTTAAAACTTTAACTGGTAAGCTTTACGCTACTACAGATGCAGATCAAATATTTGATTTACATCCGCTTGCAGATCATGACTTAGTTTCGCCAGCTTTCGAGGTTATTATTGAAAAACCATCTAATATGGCCCCAAAGAACAAGAAGCCCAAGGCTTCTATGAACCACCCATGGAGGAGAGCCAATTATCGCGACTATTTGCGTACAATTGGGTATTCCGAAAAAGGAGCAAATCATATGGCATATGAGATTTAA
- the cls gene encoding cardiolipin synthase: MNWVHIIIELIIAINLIAAVITVFREKRDIAATWAWLLVLFFLPVIGFVFYSFVGRKLPKNKMFQLKKETKLELERVLERQSKELNNDHTEADKAVEDASGMATMFMNADSAFLSHRNRVKLITDGKELFHDMFVDIEKAKKHVHVEFYTFYDDQIGRDVLHLLEKKAKEGVEVRVLWDSWGSMGTKNKFFNHLRELGGYAAPFLGTHSAVTDFRLNFRDHRKIVVIDGQVAYTGGFNIGDQYLGRSKKFGYWRDTHMRIAGSAAYSLQSRFVRDWNATDRENPINTVFDPGSEYFPVAKVNGNTSLQVVSSGPDSEVENIKLGYLKLISSATRSIWIQSPYLIPDDSVLDALHTAALSGVDVRIMIPHMPDHVFVYRATQYYARQCAKWGIQIYNYDAGFLHAKTMVVDGKLGSVGSANMDFRSFKLNFEVNAFIYDEKIAQELEGIFKADIQKSTLQTTEMYDNQSWWLRFKQDFSRLLSPIL; the protein is encoded by the coding sequence ATGAACTGGGTACATATTATTATAGAACTTATTATTGCTATTAACTTAATTGCAGCCGTTATCACTGTTTTTCGTGAAAAAAGAGATATTGCGGCAACGTGGGCTTGGTTACTTGTTCTCTTTTTTCTTCCTGTTATCGGGTTTGTATTCTATTCATTCGTAGGACGTAAATTACCCAAAAATAAGATGTTTCAATTAAAAAAAGAAACCAAGTTGGAACTAGAGCGGGTTCTCGAACGGCAATCAAAAGAGCTGAACAATGACCACACAGAGGCTGATAAAGCGGTTGAGGATGCTAGTGGTATGGCAACCATGTTTATGAATGCTGATTCAGCTTTTTTGAGTCACCGAAATCGTGTGAAGCTAATTACGGATGGTAAAGAATTATTTCATGATATGTTTGTGGATATCGAAAAAGCGAAAAAACATGTTCATGTTGAATTTTACACCTTTTATGATGATCAAATTGGTCGAGATGTTTTACATTTACTAGAAAAAAAAGCCAAAGAAGGCGTTGAAGTTCGTGTGCTTTGGGATTCATGGGGTTCAATGGGGACTAAAAATAAGTTTTTTAATCATCTTCGTGAATTAGGTGGCTATGCTGCGCCTTTCTTAGGGACCCATTCAGCTGTGACTGATTTTCGCTTGAACTTTCGTGATCATCGAAAAATTGTAGTGATTGATGGTCAGGTGGCATATACTGGCGGATTTAATATTGGTGATCAATATTTAGGTCGAAGCAAAAAATTTGGATATTGGCGTGATACTCATATGCGGATTGCCGGTTCTGCAGCCTATAGTCTTCAATCTCGTTTCGTACGTGATTGGAATGCGACAGATCGTGAAAATCCAATTAATACGGTGTTTGATCCGGGTTCGGAGTACTTTCCAGTGGCAAAAGTGAATGGTAATACGAGTCTCCAAGTGGTTTCTAGTGGTCCTGATTCCGAGGTTGAAAACATTAAATTAGGTTACTTGAAACTAATCAGTTCTGCAACGCGTTCTATTTGGATTCAGAGTCCTTATTTGATCCCAGATGACAGTGTTTTAGATGCTCTTCATACGGCTGCGCTATCAGGAGTTGATGTGCGAATCATGATTCCACACATGCCGGATCACGTTTTCGTCTATCGTGCCACCCAGTATTATGCCCGTCAGTGTGCTAAATGGGGAATTCAAATCTACAACTATGATGCGGGATTTTTACATGCTAAAACAATGGTGGTAGATGGTAAACTTGGATCAGTAGGTTCAGCAAATATGGATTTCCGAAGCTTTAAGCTTAATTTCGAAGTGAATGCTTTTATTTATGATGAAAAAATTGCACAAGAATTAGAAGGAATTTTTAAAGCTGACATCCAAAAATCAACGCTTCAAACCACGGAAATGTACGATAATCAGTCTTGGTGGCTGAGATTTAAACAGGATTTTTCCCGTTTGCTTTCACCAATTCTTTAA
- a CDS encoding GNAT family N-acetyltransferase, which produces MKSNTNLIVSRASTLDNSELAQIYLRSRIAAFPWVKHPQASDFIQDSKNELILKAVLNNKIVGFLSFYQQDNFIHLLFIDPAYIHSGIGSQLLFKIRQSATALVTLNCVRQNNHALAFYKAQGFKIIGKSLWKSPAYYTLQDTKKEDYPLL; this is translated from the coding sequence ATGAAATCAAACACTAACTTAATCGTTTCCCGCGCATCCACATTAGACAATTCAGAATTAGCCCAAATCTATCTCCGATCCAGAATTGCTGCATTCCCATGGGTGAAACATCCCCAGGCTTCTGACTTCATTCAAGATTCGAAAAACGAACTCATTTTGAAGGCTGTTTTAAATAATAAAATTGTGGGTTTCCTTAGTTTTTACCAACAAGATAACTTTATCCACCTTTTATTCATTGATCCTGCATATATACATTCTGGCATTGGTTCCCAGTTACTTTTCAAAATCCGCCAATCGGCCACCGCTCTGGTTACTTTAAACTGTGTTCGGCAGAACAACCACGCGTTGGCCTTTTATAAAGCACAAGGATTCAAGATTATCGGAAAGTCGCTCTGGAAATCCCCTGCTTATTACACTCTCCAAGACACAAAAAAAGAAGATTACCCATTGCTCTAA
- a CDS encoding IS3 family transposase — MNEVLSFILKVVGMSSSSYHDALNRQYKTNYSQDLVDEILQITQDNPDFGYRTVTDALRNNGKIVNHKVVLKIMKQNDALCHAFDRKTRKYNSYRGTVGKLAKNKLNRRFNTDRPYQKVVTDVTEVRWGSGSISERAYFTSFVDLYSNEILSWNIGLSPNVAFVTKPLMDLIRSKPQLPYKMTIHSDQGFQYQNYQYVSKLKKNHIMQSMSRKATCLDNAVAESCFHILKVGTVHNNHYSSYEELRIAITKYVSYYNNKRIRTKLAGKTPVQYRNLSDQLVA; from the coding sequence TTGAACGAAGTGCTTAGCTTTATTTTAAAAGTTGTCGGTATGTCAAGTAGTAGTTATCATGATGCACTTAACCGACAATATAAAACTAATTATTCCCAGGACTTAGTGGATGAAATTCTTCAAATTACACAAGATAATCCAGATTTCGGGTATCGTACGGTTACCGATGCATTAAGGAACAACGGTAAAATTGTTAACCATAAAGTGGTATTAAAGATTATGAAACAAAATGACGCGCTTTGTCATGCTTTTGATCGAAAAACTAGAAAATATAATTCTTATCGAGGTACTGTTGGTAAACTTGCTAAAAACAAACTGAATCGCAGATTCAATACGGATCGACCTTATCAAAAAGTAGTGACCGATGTGACTGAAGTTCGCTGGGGTTCTGGTTCGATTTCTGAGCGTGCTTATTTTACTTCATTTGTTGATCTTTACAGTAACGAGATATTGTCATGGAATATTGGTCTTAGCCCTAATGTAGCGTTTGTCACAAAACCTTTAATGGATTTAATTCGTTCAAAACCACAATTACCTTATAAGATGACAATTCATTCAGATCAAGGTTTTCAATATCAGAATTATCAGTATGTTTCCAAGCTAAAGAAAAACCACATTATGCAGAGTATGAGTCGCAAAGCGACTTGTCTGGATAATGCGGTTGCTGAGAGTTGTTTCCATATTTTAAAAGTTGGAACGGTGCATAATAACCACTATTCCTCCTACGAAGAATTAAGAATAGCCATAACTAAATACGTTAGTTATTATAATAATAAAAGAATTAGAACAAAACTGGCCGGAAAAACTCCGGTACAATACCGAAACCTATCCGACCAGTTGGTTGCTTAA
- a CDS encoding helix-turn-helix domain-containing protein codes for MFSKENKINAVLELTSGLPQSIIMKKYGIKGSATLYEWKRRLEQFGVEGLSLNHRKTYFDYSFKMKVIKWRLDQNASLPITAKQFRIKHPAVIWQWERALEQGRLNPNQRRSNTMSDSNNEKSKKELEEENRELRVKLAYLEKLHALVQKKKALKTRKKHK; via the coding sequence ATGTTCTCAAAGGAAAATAAAATAAATGCAGTTTTAGAATTAACTAGTGGCCTGCCGCAAAGTATTATCATGAAAAAGTACGGTATCAAGGGCTCTGCCACTTTATATGAATGGAAACGCAGGTTAGAACAGTTCGGTGTTGAAGGTCTAAGTTTAAACCATAGGAAGACTTACTTTGATTATTCGTTTAAAATGAAAGTAATTAAATGGCGTTTAGATCAAAATGCATCCTTGCCGATAACTGCTAAGCAGTTTCGAATTAAACATCCAGCTGTAATTTGGCAATGGGAACGAGCTCTTGAACAAGGACGCCTTAATCCTAATCAAAGGCGGTCAAATACCATGTCAGATAGTAATAATGAAAAGTCTAAAAAGGAATTAGAAGAAGAAAACCGTGAATTGAGAGTTAAACTAGCTTATTTGGAAAAATTGCACGCCTTGGTTCAGAAAAAGAAAGCATTAAAAACCAGGAAAAAGCACAAATAG
- a CDS encoding HIT family protein: protein MDFDPNCVFCQKQPVDFVIESKLCIAFWDIHPVSKGHLLIVPKRHVAQIWEVTEAEKQALGQMVEDAKKLLDAQFKPDGYNVSINSGAAAGQSVFHCHIHLIPRYWNKVTKRVGAIPGQFLVPKARPEFK from the coding sequence ATGGATTTTGATCCGAACTGTGTATTTTGCCAAAAACAGCCAGTAGATTTTGTTATTGAAAGTAAACTATGTATTGCATTCTGGGATATTCATCCAGTTAGCAAAGGACATCTCCTTATCGTCCCCAAACGGCATGTCGCCCAAATATGGGAGGTTACCGAGGCAGAAAAGCAAGCGTTGGGACAAATGGTCGAAGATGCAAAGAAGCTGTTAGACGCGCAATTTAAGCCTGATGGGTATAACGTCTCAATTAATTCAGGAGCAGCCGCTGGCCAAAGTGTTTTTCATTGCCATATTCATCTAATTCCCCGTTACTGGAATAAAGTGACAAAAAGAGTTGGGGCAATTCCGGGACAATTTCTAGTTCCAAAGGCTCGCCCGGAGTTTAAATAG